The following proteins come from a genomic window of Meles meles chromosome 1, mMelMel3.1 paternal haplotype, whole genome shotgun sequence:
- the RUNX3 gene encoding runt-related transcription factor 3, whose amino-acid sequence MASNSIFDSFPTYSPTFIRDPSTSRRFTPPSTAFPCGGGGGGGGGGKMGENSGALSAQAAVGPGGRARPEVRSMVDVLADHAGELVRTDSPNFLCSVLPSHWRCNKTLPVAFKVVALGDVPDGTVVTVMAGNDENYSAELRNASAVMKNQVARFNDLRFVGRSGRGKSFTLTITVFTNPTQVATYHRAIKVTVDGPREPRRHRQKLEDQTKPFPDRFGDLERLRMRVTPSTPSPRGSISTTSHYSSQAQTPIQGTSDLNPFSDPRQFDRSFPALQTFTESRFPDPRMHYPGAMPAAFPYSATPSGSLSVASMPATGRFHHTYLPPPYPGAPQNQSGPFQANPSPYHLYYGASSGSYQFSMVAGSSSSGGERSPTRMLASCTSSASVAAGNLMNPSLGGQSDSVEADGSHSNSPTALSTPGRMDEAVWRPY is encoded by the exons ACCCGAGCACCAGCCGCCGCTTCACACCTCCCTCCACGGCCTTCccctgcggcggcggcggcggcggcggcggcggcggcaagaTGGGCGAAAACAGCGGCGCGCTGAGCGCGCAGGCGGCGGTGGGGCCGGGCGGGCGCGCCCGGCCGGAGGTGCGCTCTATGGTGGACGTGCTGGCGGACCACGCGGGCGAGCTCGTGCGCACCGACAGCCCCAACTTCCTCTGCTCCGTGCTGCCCTCGCACTGGCGCTGCAACAAGACGCTGCCCGTCGCGTTCAAG GTGGTGGCGCTGGGGGACGTGCCAGATGGAACAGTGGTGACCGTGATGGCTGGCAATGATGAGAATTACTCTGCGGAGTTGCGTAATGCCTCGGCGGTCATGAAGAACCAGGTGGCCAGGTTCAACGACCTTCGCTTCGTGGGCCGCAGTGGGCGAG GGAAGAGTTTCACACTGACCATCACCGTGTTCACCAACCCCACCCAAGTGGCCACCTACCACCGAGCCATCAAGGTGACCGTGGATGGACCCCGAGAACCCAGAC GGCACCGGCAGAAGCTGGAGGACCAGACCAAGCCATTCCCTGACCGCTTCGGGGACCTGGAACGGCTGCGCATGCGGGTGACGCCGAGCACGCCCAGTCCCCGTGGCTCGATCAGCACCACCAGCCACTATAGCAGCCAGGCCCAGACCCCCATCCAAG GCACCTCGGACTTGAACCCGTTCTCCGACCCCCGCCAGTTTGACCGCTCCTTCCCAGCGCTGCAGACATTCACGGAGAGCCGCTTCCCGGACCCCAGGATGCATTACCCCGGGGCCATGCCGGCCGCCTTCCCCTACAGCGCCACGCCCTCGGGCAGCCTCAGCGTGGCCAGCATGCCCGCCACCGGCCGCTTCCACCACACCTACCTCCCGCCGCCCTACCCGGGGGCCCCGCAGAACCAGAGCGGGCCTTTCCAGGCCAACCCGTCCCCCTACCACCTGTACTACGGCGCGTCCTCTGGCTCCTACCAGTTCTCCATGGTGgccggcagcagcagcagcgggggCGAGCGCTCCCCGACCCGCATGCTGGCCTCCTGCACCAGCAGCGCCTCTGTCGCCGCGGGCAACCTCATGAACCCCAGCCTGGGCGGCCAGAGCGACAGCGTGGAGGCGGACGGCAGCCACAGCAACTCCCCTACCGCCCTGAGCACGCCGGGCCGCATGGACGAGGCCGTGTGGCGGCCCTACTGA